Sequence from the Fibrobacter sp. genome:
GGGATTGTCTCATAATGATGTGACAGGGTTGAGGAAATGGGCAAGTCGGAAGAAGAAGAAATCGAGGTCACGGGCACCACGGTTTTTGATGGCAGCCATCTGGATTTTGGCGTTGGTGCTTTCTGCGATGGCATTTGTATTATGACCTACGAAGTAGTTGAGCATGTAGTCCCAGTTGCACTCCACGGTGTCGGCAAAAGGTGCCAGTGGCGACTTGGGTGCGGCTCTGACATCTTCGATCCACTTGCTCAAAAGGTGCTCTTTGACATCCCTAGAATCAAACGACTGTCCTTTGTACCAGTCCCTGAAAGTGACTGTCTGCTGGTAGGCCCGTTGCAGATCCGGGAATGCGCCAAACAGCAGTTTGGCCCTACTGAGCTGCCGGAAGGACCATTCGGCCGGCCGTTTGTATAGCAGGTATCTGCTTCTGTGCAGGAGCTCGGCCGTGGTCTCGCCGTTCGGGAGTTTCTCGGGATGGTACACCTTCTTGATGGTCCGCCTGGATCGAGGAAGCTTTTGGTCTTCTTGATAGGCTTTCTTGTGCAATGCCTTTTCCTTTCTGTAGCGCTTCAGCTCTTTGTTCTTTAACTCAATACGGAAGGCCTGCAGGTCGGTCATCAGTTCTTTGATAGCGTGGAATTTGTCCACAGTCTGCATAGAGGACGGGAGCATCCTGTTTGCCACTGCTTCATAGGTCGAGGAGAAGTCTCTTGTGATTGACTTTACACGATTCAGTACCTCGTCGCCAAATTCCGACATGACGAGGCTGATGCTTGATGCCTCCAGGCTACTGCACATCAGCGCTATGTTGCCCGTTTTTGCATTGGTGAATACGGTGTAGACTTCGTCACCGACAGACTTTTCGTCTATTGCCATCGACTCGCCGACACACTCGGGTCTGAATATGGGCACATCCACCATGTACGGCCTCCCGTATCCGCCAGCAGACACCATGTCATGCTCATGCAGTTCCTGCTGCACTTCGGCGCTCGGTATCCTACAAAACTCGTCTCGCACCCATCGATAAAACGTCTTGTACTTGAGGTTTTGGATGTCGCTGATTATCTTCAGGTCAAAGGGGTGATTCTTCACCAATCTCTTTTAAAAAAGTACCGTATTCACGGGTTATCTTCATCTTCTCGTCAGTAAACGAATATTTGTTGTAGTAGCACTTGTTCCTGTCCGCACGGCTTACCCATCTGCGCCTTTTCAGCCTTATGACACTGCGCTTAAGACCTGACGGGAAGTGCCGTATGTCCATCTCTCGCATATACCCGTCCTTCATCAGCGGCTCGTCTGCCTCGGGCTTTTGGCTTTCTTTTTCTACCATGTGGAATATCCGGGTTTCGTCCCCGACCTCTTCGATCCTGTCCAG
This genomic interval carries:
- a CDS encoding transposase, producing the protein MKNHPFDLKIISDIQNLKYKTFYRWVRDEFCRIPSAEVQQELHEHDMVSAGGYGRPYMVDVPIFRPECVGESMAIDEKSVGDEVYTVFTNAKTGNIALMCSSLEASSISLVMSEFGDEVLNRVKSITRDFSSTYEAVANRMLPSSMQTVDKFHAIKELMTDLQAFRIELKNKELKRYRKEKALHKKAYQEDQKLPRSRRTIKKVYHPEKLPNGETTAELLHRSRYLLYKRPAEWSFRQLSRAKLLFGAFPDLQRAYQQTVTFRDWYKGQSFDSRDVKEHLLSKWIEDVRAAPKSPLAPFADTVECNWDYMLNYFVGHNTNAIAESTNAKIQMAAIKNRGARDLDFFFFRLAHFLNPVTSL